One region of Parambassis ranga chromosome 12, fParRan2.1, whole genome shotgun sequence genomic DNA includes:
- the tnca gene encoding tenascin isoform X8 yields MGTKILLSCLLLISLLSLSNAGLVKKILRHRRQTPASPKEHNITLPGADHPVVFNHVYNINVPASSLCSVDLDAPDSTQLLPNDAPASKDHRVTEHTFDGENQIVFTHRINIPRRACGCTDDLPGLKDLMSRLEMLEGEVSALRDQCGGEKNCCSAQVTGELGMKPYCNAHGNYSAETCGCICEPGWKGPNCTEPECPGNCQDRGRCVDGKCECFKGFSGDDCSLEVCAVDCGQYGRCVGGICICSDGYFGEDCSQSKCPNSCYGRGRCDDGYCVCDEPWTGFDCTELICPKDCYDRGRCENGTCFCDEGFTGEDCGERTCASNCRGFCVDGQCICTAGYTGDDCSQLTCLNDCNGRGTCFNGMCICDTGYQGEDCSQLACLNNCNNRGQCINGQCSCDVGFQGDDCSELSCPSNCRQRGRCINGQCVCQEGFAGEDCRIRTCPSNCYGRGDCIEGRCVCHAGFTGEDCSELSCPNNCRNRGRCVDGQCICDEGFAGEDCSQKACPNDCLARGHCLDGKCICKEGYSGDDCSVLACPDNCNNRGRCIKGRCVCVSGYEGDSCADLSCINNCQDRGQCVNGQCVCDEGYIGEDCSEVSPAKDLTVGEVTADSVDLSWKNEMLVTEYLISYVPTFPGGLLQEFTVSGDKNAATVKELEPGIEYLINVYAVLSNKRSVPVSARVATDLPQPQGLRFKSVRETSVEVVWDQLDISFDGWEIYFRNTKEENGKVSSTLPSSQNQFLQSGLGPGQEYEVSINIIKNNTRGPKASQTVTTKIDGPRQVEVKDVTDSSALISWTQPVAPMDRVTMFYAPSSDPSDETTVDIFPPDKQYSIDGLKPDTEYTVSLLSKSGELTSDPVSTTFTTGLDPPTRLQAVSQTDSSITLEWTNSQAEVGSYRVKYSLISGASHGEEVFSRGPGDTTQATISGLKPGAEYGIGVTAVKNERESLPATTNAATDLDAPTDFEETESTETSLTVRWQKPQAKIRGYRLVYVSRDGQVEEVEIPSTATTYVLTNLTPGMRYTLTLTAERGHRRSAFVSMSASTAEQSPVVVNLTISDNTWDGFTASWSPIGGEFDSFVIEVTNMENLAQSQNLTLSGAAQSLAISGLNPNTSYVVGLYGMYQGSFLEPVYSEATTEAEPEVEHLFVSDVTADSFRLTWASDEDLFDRFVIKIRDSKRLAHPQEYSARGDERTMVITGLMGGTEYEIELYGVSLDQRSQPITGVAQTGLSTPRGLHFSDVTDSSAIVHWSMPRSPVDNYRITYMPFEGGSPMAVTVDGGVYETLLPNMIPGKTYRVTVSSVKGLEESDPSTDSVTTALDKPQGLTAVNVTDTSALLLWQPSVATVDGYVITYSADPASPVVQHVSGNTVEFEMNSLVPGTHYSAGVHAVKESQKSASAITEFITDVDPPRDLMATNVQTDSATLTWKPPQAAVTGYMLSFSSADDTVRTVMLSPTASSYSMSQLTGSTEYSVRLQAIAGAQRSRLITTLFSTIGQLYRRPRDCAQVLLNGETTSGLYTIYIGGEENQPVQVYCDMSTDGGGWMVFLRRQNGKLEFFRNWKNYTAGFGNLNDEFWLGLSNLHKITSLGHYELRVDMRDNGESAYAQYDKFTIAEPRTRYKVYIGAYSGTAGDSMTYHQGRPFSTYDNDNDIAVTNCALSYKGAFWYKNCHRVNLMGKYGDTSHSKGINWFHWKGHEHSIQFAEMKIRPANFRNFESRKKRS; encoded by the exons ATGGGTACAAAAATCCTTCTGAGCTGCCTTCTCCTGATCTCCCTGCTCAGTTTATCAAATGCTGGCCTCGTTAAGAAAATCCTGCGCCATCGTCGACAGACTCCAGCGTCCCCTAAAGAACACAACATTACCCTCCCTGGTGCGGACCATCCTGTGGTCTTCAACCATGTCTATAACATCAATGTTCCTGCCAGTTCCCTGTGCTCGGTGGACCTAGATGCTCCAGACAGCACACAGCTCCTTCCCAATGATGCCCCAGCCTCCAAGGACCACCGCGTTACCGAACACACTTTTGATGGGGAAAACCAGATTGTCTTTACACACCGTATCAACATACCCCGGCGGGCCTGTGGCTGTACTGACGATCTGCCTGGACTGAAAGACCTAATGAGCCGGCTGGAGATGCTTGAGGGAGAAGTTTCAGCTTTGAGGGATCAGTGCGGTGGTGAAAAAAACTGTTGCAGCGCACAGGTCACAG GTGAGTTGGGGATGAAACCTTACTGCAATGCTCATGGAAACTACAGTGCTGAAACCTGTGGTTGCATCTGTGAGCCTGGCTGGAAAGGACCCAACTGCACCGAGCCCGAGTGCCCCGGTAACTGCCAGGACCGGGGCCGCTGCGTGGATGGAAAATGTGAGTGCTTCAAGGGCTTTTCTGGAGATGACTGCTCACTCGAGGTCTGCGCTGTGGACTGCGGACAGTACGGCCGCTGCGTGGGCGGCATCTGCATCTGCTCTGATGGTTACTTTGGCGAGGATTGCTCCCAGAGCAAGTGCCCAAACAGCTGCTATGGCCGCGGCCGCTGTGATGACGGGTACTGTGTGTGCGATGAACCGTGGACCGGCTTTGACTGCACTGAACTCATCTGCCCCAAAGACTGCTATGACCGCGGACGCTGTGAGAACGGCACCTGCTTCTGTGATGAGGGGTTCACCGGGGAGGACTGCGGAGAACGTACCTGTGCCAGCAACTGCCGCGGTTTCTGTGTGGATGGTCAGTGCATCTGCACTGCTGGCTACACAGGAGACGACTGCTCTCAACTCACCTGCCTCAACGATTGTAACGGCAGAGGCACTTGCTTCAACGGGATGTGCATCTGCGACACAGGATATCAAGGTGAAGACTGCAGCCAGTTAGCATGTCTGAACAACTGCAACAACAGAGGCCAGTGCATCAACGGACAGTGCTCCTGTGACGTCGGCTTCCAGGGAGACGACTGCTCTGAGCTCTCCTGTCCCAGCAACTGTCGGCAAAGGGGGCGTTGCATTAACGGCCAGTGTGTGTGCCAGGAAGGCTTTGCCGGGGAAGACTGCAGAATCCGCACCTGCCCTTCAAACTGCTACGGCCGCGGTGACTGTATTGAGGGGCGTTGTGTCTGCCATGCAGGGTTCACTGGCGAGGACTGCAGTGAACTGAGCTGCCCCAACAACTGTAGAAACCGCGGCCGCTGTGTCGATGGTCAATGCATCTGTGACGAGGGCTTTGCTGGAGAAGACTGCAGTCAAAAAGCTTGTCCAAACGACTGCCTGGCTCGGGGTCACTGTCTCGACGGCAAGTGCATCTGCAAGGAAGGCTACTCCGGAGACGACTGCTCTGTCCTCGCCTGTCCGGATAACTGCAACAACAGGGGGCGCTGCATCAAAGgaaggtgtgtctgtgttagtgGATATGAAGGAGACAGCTGTGCAGATCTGAGCTGCATCAACAATTGCCAGGACAGAGGCCAGTGTGTGAAcggtcagtgtgtctgtgatgaggGATACATTGGAGAGGACTGCTCTGAAG TGTCTCCTGCAAAAGACCTGACAGTTGGGGAGGTCACTGCAGACTCCGTGGACCTGTCCTGGAAAAATGAGATGCTGGTCACAGAGTACCTTATTTCGTATGTGCCCACATTTCCTGGGGGGCTTCTCCAGGAGTTCACCGTGTCTGGAGACAAGAACGCTGCCACTGTGAAAGAGCTTGAACCCGGCATCGAGTACCTGATCAACGTCTACGCCGTTCTAAGCAACAAGAGGAGCGTCCCTGTCAGTGCGAGGGTGGCCACAG ACCTCCCACAGCCACAGGGTCTAAGATTCAAATCAGTGAGGGAGACCTCAGTAGAAGTAGTGTGGGACCAGCTGGACATCTCCTTTGATGGCTGGGAGATCTATTTTCGCAACACG aaagaagaaaatggaaAAGTGTCGAGCACACTTCCATCCTCTCAAAACCAGTTCCTCCAGTCGGGGCTCGGACCCGGACAGGAGTACGAAGTCTCCATCAACATCATCAAAAACAACACCAGAGGACCCAAAGCATCGCAAACAGTCACCACCA AGATTGATGGCCCCCgacaggtggaggtgaaggATGTGACCGACTCCTCGGCTCTGATCAGCTGGACTCAGCCGGTGGCTCCAATGGACAGAGTCACCATGTTTTATGCGCCCAGCTCCGACCCCTCAGATGAAACCACTGTGGACATTTTCCCTCCAGACAAGCAGTACAGCATTGATGGTCTGAAGCCGGACACCGAGTACACAGTGTCGCTTCTATCTAAGAGTGGAGAACTCACCAGTGACCctgtcagcaccacattcaccaCAG gGCTGGACCCCCCCACACGCCTGCAGGCTGTGtcccagacagacagcagcatcactCTGGAGTGGACCAACAGTCAGGCTGAAGTCGGCAGCTATCGGGTGAAATACAGCCTCATCTCTGGAGCGAGTCATGGCGAAGAGGTGTTCTCACGAGGTCCCGGAGACACCACACAAGCTACCATCAGTG GATTGAAGCCGGGAGCAGAGTACGGGATCGGAGTGACAGCTGTGAAGAATGAGAGGGAGAGTCTCCCTGCTACTACAAATGCAGCAACgg ACCTCGACGCTCCCACAGACTTTGAGGAAACTGAGTCCACAGAGACTTCGCTTACAGTGAGGTGGCAGAAACCTCAGGCTAAAATCAGGGGCTACAGGCTGGTGTACGTCTCCAGAGAtggacaggtggaggaggtggagatccCGTCCACGGCGACTACCTATGTGTTAACCAACCTGACTCCTGGGATGAGATACACCCTTACTTTGACCGCAGAGAGGGGACACAGGAGGAGCGCGTTCGTCTCAATGTCTGCATCCACAG CGGAGCAGAGCCCAGTGGTGGTGAACCTCACCATCTCTGACAATACATGGGACGGCTTCACTGCGTCCTGGAGCCCCATTGGTGGGGAGTTTGACAGCTTTGTCATTGAGGTAACAAACATGGAGAATCTCGCCCAGAGCCAGAACCTCACTCTGTCCGGAGCCGCTCAGAGCCTGGCCATCTCAGGCCTGAATCCTAACACCAGCTACGTGGTTGGGCTGTATGGAATGTATCAGGGCTCCTTCCTTGAACCCGTGTACAGTGAAGCCACCACAG AGGCCGAGCCAGAAGTGGAGCATCTCTTTGTGTCAGACGTCACGGCCGACAGTTTCCGTCTGACGTGGGCGAGCGATGAAGACCTGTTTGACAGATTTGTCATCAAGATTAGAGACAGCAAAAGATTAGCCCACCCTCAGGAGTACAGCGCCCGCGGTGACGAGCGGACCATGGTTATAACCGGGCTCATGGGGGGCACTGAGTATGAAATCGAGCTTTACGGTGTCTCTTTGGATCAACGCTCCCAACCTATTACTGGGGTTGCTCAGACAG GCCTGAGCACTCCCAGAGGACTCCACTTCTCTGATGTGACTGACTCCTCAGCCATAGTTCACTGGTCCATGCCTCGCTCTCCGGTGGATAACTACCGCATCACATACATGCCATTTGAAGGAG GAAGCCCGATGGCTGTGACCGTGGACGGCGGCGTGTACGAGACTTTGTTGCCCAACATGATCCCCGGAAAAACATACCGAGTGACTGTGAGCTCTGTGAAGGGTCTGGAGGAAAGCGACCCGAGCACAGACAGTGTGACCACAG CCTTGGACAAACCTCAGGGTCTGACTGCAGTTAACGTCACCGACACTTCAGCTCTGTTGCTGTGGCAACCGTCTGTAGCTACTGTGGATGGATACGTCATCACCTACAGTGCTGATCCAG CGTCCCCAGTGGTGCAGCACGTTTCAGGGAACACAGTGGAGTTTGAGATGAACTCTTTGGTTCCAGGAACTCACTACTCAGCTGGAGTTCACGCCGTGAAGGAATCTCAGAAGAGCGCCTCTGCTATAACAGAGTTCATCACAG ATGTGGATCCTCCTCGGGATCTGATGGCTACTAACGTTCAGACTGACAGCGCCACTCTGACCTGGAAACCTCCTCAGGCTGCCGTGACCGGCTACATGCTGAGCTTCTCCTCTGCCGATGACACAGTCAGG acagTGATGCTGAGCCCGACAGCATCCTCCTACAGCATGTCTCAGCTGACGGGCTCCACAGAGTACAGCGTCAGACTGCAGGCCATTGCTGGAGCACAGAGGAGTCGGCTCATCACCACCCTCTTCTCCACCA TCGGGCAGCTGTACAGACGCCCCCGGGACTGTGCTCAGGTTTTACTGAATGGAGAGACGACCTCTGGCCTGTACACCATCTATATCGGTGGGGAGGAGAACCAGCCGGTCCAGGTCTACTGTGACATGAGCACAGATGGCGGAGGATGGATG GTTTTCCTCAGACGGCAGAACGGAAAGCTGGAATTCTTCAGGAACTGGAAGAACTATACCGCTGGCTTTGGTAACCTGAACGATGAGTTCTGGCTGG GTCTCTCCAACCTCCATAAAATCACTTCCCTGGGCCATTACGAGCTGCGAGTGGACATGAGGGACAATGGGGAATCAGCCTACGCTCAATATGACAAGTTCACCATCGCAGAGCCAAGAACACGCTACAAAGTCTACATTGGAGCGTACAGTGGAACAGCAG GTGACTCCATGACCTACCACCAGGGTCGACCCTTCTCCACCTACGACAACGATAACGACATTGCTGTGACCAACTGCGCCCTCTCTTACAAAGGCGCCTTCTGGTATAAAAACTGTCACCGTGTGAATCTAATGGGAAAATATGGCGACACCAGTCACAGTAAG GGGATCAACTGGTTCCACTGGAAGGGCCACGAACACTCCATCCAGTTCGCAGAGATGAAAATCCGACCGGCAAACTTCAGAAACTTTGAAAGTCGAAAAAAGCGATCATAG
- the tnca gene encoding tenascin isoform X9, with protein sequence MGTKILLSCLLLISLLSLSNAGLVKKILRHRRQTPASPKEHNITLPGADHPVVFNHVYNINVPASSLCSVDLDAPDSTQLLPNDAPASKDHRVTEHTFDGENQIVFTHRINIPRRACGCTDDLPGLKDLMSRLEMLEGEVSALRDQCGGEKNCCSAQVTGELGMKPYCNAHGNYSAETCGCICEPGWKGPNCTEPECPGNCQDRGRCVDGKCECFKGFSGDDCSLEVCAVDCGQYGRCVGGICICSDGYFGEDCSQSKCPNSCYGRGRCDDGYCVCDEPWTGFDCTELICPKDCYDRGRCENGTCFCDEGFTGEDCGERTCASNCRGFCVDGQCICTAGYTGDDCSQLTCLNDCNGRGTCFNGMCICDTGYQGEDCSQLACLNNCNNRGQCINGQCSCDVGFQGDDCSELSCPSNCRQRGRCINGQCVCQEGFAGEDCRIRTCPSNCYGRGDCIEGRCVCHAGFTGEDCSELSCPNNCRNRGRCVDGQCICDEGFAGEDCSQKACPNDCLARGHCLDGKCICKEGYSGDDCSVLACPDNCNNRGRCIKGRCVCVSGYEGDSCADLSCINNCQDRGQCVNGQCVCDEGYIGEDCSEVSPAKDLTVGEVTADSVDLSWKNEMLVTEYLISYVPTFPGGLLQEFTVSGDKNAATVKELEPGIEYLINVYAVLSNKRSVPVSARVATDLPQPQGLRFKSVRETSVEVVWDQLDISFDGWEIYFRNTKEENGKVSSTLPSSQNQFLQSGLGPGQEYEVSINIIKNNTRGPKASQTVTTKIDGPRQVEVKDVTDSSALISWTQPVAPMDRVTMFYAPSSDPSDETTVDIFPPDKQYSIDGLKPDTEYTVSLLSKSGELTSDPVSTTFTTGLDPPTRLQAVSQTDSSITLEWTNSQAEVGSYRVKYSLISGASHGEEVFSRGPGDTTQATISGLKPGAEYGIGVTAVKNERESLPATTNAATDLDAPTDFEETESTETSLTVRWQKPQAKIRGYRLVYVSRDGQVEEVEIPSTATTYVLTNLTPGMRYTLTLTAERGHRRSAFVSMSASTAEQSPVVVNLTISDNTWDGFTASWSPIGGEFDSFVIEVTNMENLAQSQNLTLSGAAQSLAISGLNPNTSYVVGLYGMYQGSFLEPVYSEATTGLSTPRGLHFSDVTDSSAIVHWSMPRSPVDNYRITYMPFEGGSPMAVTVDGGVYETLLPNMIPGKTYRVTVSSVKGLEESDPSTDSVTTALDKPQGLTAVNVTDTSALLLWQPSVATVDGYVITYSADPASPVVQHVSGNTVEFEMNSLVPGTHYSAGVHAVKESQKSASAITEFITDVDPPRDLMATNVQTDSATLTWKPPQAAVTGYMLSFSSADDTVRTVMLSPTASSYSMSQLTGSTEYSVRLQAIAGAQRSRLITTLFSTIGQLYRRPRDCAQVLLNGETTSGLYTIYIGGEENQPVQVYCDMSTDGGGWMVFLRRQNGKLEFFRNWKNYTAGFGNLNDEFWLGLSNLHKITSLGHYELRVDMRDNGESAYAQYDKFTIAEPRTRYKVYIGAYSGTAGDSMTYHQGRPFSTYDNDNDIAVTNCALSYKGAFWYKNCHRVNLMGKYGDTSHSKGINWFHWKGHEHSIQFAEMKIRPANFRNFESRKKRS encoded by the exons ATGGGTACAAAAATCCTTCTGAGCTGCCTTCTCCTGATCTCCCTGCTCAGTTTATCAAATGCTGGCCTCGTTAAGAAAATCCTGCGCCATCGTCGACAGACTCCAGCGTCCCCTAAAGAACACAACATTACCCTCCCTGGTGCGGACCATCCTGTGGTCTTCAACCATGTCTATAACATCAATGTTCCTGCCAGTTCCCTGTGCTCGGTGGACCTAGATGCTCCAGACAGCACACAGCTCCTTCCCAATGATGCCCCAGCCTCCAAGGACCACCGCGTTACCGAACACACTTTTGATGGGGAAAACCAGATTGTCTTTACACACCGTATCAACATACCCCGGCGGGCCTGTGGCTGTACTGACGATCTGCCTGGACTGAAAGACCTAATGAGCCGGCTGGAGATGCTTGAGGGAGAAGTTTCAGCTTTGAGGGATCAGTGCGGTGGTGAAAAAAACTGTTGCAGCGCACAGGTCACAG GTGAGTTGGGGATGAAACCTTACTGCAATGCTCATGGAAACTACAGTGCTGAAACCTGTGGTTGCATCTGTGAGCCTGGCTGGAAAGGACCCAACTGCACCGAGCCCGAGTGCCCCGGTAACTGCCAGGACCGGGGCCGCTGCGTGGATGGAAAATGTGAGTGCTTCAAGGGCTTTTCTGGAGATGACTGCTCACTCGAGGTCTGCGCTGTGGACTGCGGACAGTACGGCCGCTGCGTGGGCGGCATCTGCATCTGCTCTGATGGTTACTTTGGCGAGGATTGCTCCCAGAGCAAGTGCCCAAACAGCTGCTATGGCCGCGGCCGCTGTGATGACGGGTACTGTGTGTGCGATGAACCGTGGACCGGCTTTGACTGCACTGAACTCATCTGCCCCAAAGACTGCTATGACCGCGGACGCTGTGAGAACGGCACCTGCTTCTGTGATGAGGGGTTCACCGGGGAGGACTGCGGAGAACGTACCTGTGCCAGCAACTGCCGCGGTTTCTGTGTGGATGGTCAGTGCATCTGCACTGCTGGCTACACAGGAGACGACTGCTCTCAACTCACCTGCCTCAACGATTGTAACGGCAGAGGCACTTGCTTCAACGGGATGTGCATCTGCGACACAGGATATCAAGGTGAAGACTGCAGCCAGTTAGCATGTCTGAACAACTGCAACAACAGAGGCCAGTGCATCAACGGACAGTGCTCCTGTGACGTCGGCTTCCAGGGAGACGACTGCTCTGAGCTCTCCTGTCCCAGCAACTGTCGGCAAAGGGGGCGTTGCATTAACGGCCAGTGTGTGTGCCAGGAAGGCTTTGCCGGGGAAGACTGCAGAATCCGCACCTGCCCTTCAAACTGCTACGGCCGCGGTGACTGTATTGAGGGGCGTTGTGTCTGCCATGCAGGGTTCACTGGCGAGGACTGCAGTGAACTGAGCTGCCCCAACAACTGTAGAAACCGCGGCCGCTGTGTCGATGGTCAATGCATCTGTGACGAGGGCTTTGCTGGAGAAGACTGCAGTCAAAAAGCTTGTCCAAACGACTGCCTGGCTCGGGGTCACTGTCTCGACGGCAAGTGCATCTGCAAGGAAGGCTACTCCGGAGACGACTGCTCTGTCCTCGCCTGTCCGGATAACTGCAACAACAGGGGGCGCTGCATCAAAGgaaggtgtgtctgtgttagtgGATATGAAGGAGACAGCTGTGCAGATCTGAGCTGCATCAACAATTGCCAGGACAGAGGCCAGTGTGTGAAcggtcagtgtgtctgtgatgaggGATACATTGGAGAGGACTGCTCTGAAG TGTCTCCTGCAAAAGACCTGACAGTTGGGGAGGTCACTGCAGACTCCGTGGACCTGTCCTGGAAAAATGAGATGCTGGTCACAGAGTACCTTATTTCGTATGTGCCCACATTTCCTGGGGGGCTTCTCCAGGAGTTCACCGTGTCTGGAGACAAGAACGCTGCCACTGTGAAAGAGCTTGAACCCGGCATCGAGTACCTGATCAACGTCTACGCCGTTCTAAGCAACAAGAGGAGCGTCCCTGTCAGTGCGAGGGTGGCCACAG ACCTCCCACAGCCACAGGGTCTAAGATTCAAATCAGTGAGGGAGACCTCAGTAGAAGTAGTGTGGGACCAGCTGGACATCTCCTTTGATGGCTGGGAGATCTATTTTCGCAACACG aaagaagaaaatggaaAAGTGTCGAGCACACTTCCATCCTCTCAAAACCAGTTCCTCCAGTCGGGGCTCGGACCCGGACAGGAGTACGAAGTCTCCATCAACATCATCAAAAACAACACCAGAGGACCCAAAGCATCGCAAACAGTCACCACCA AGATTGATGGCCCCCgacaggtggaggtgaaggATGTGACCGACTCCTCGGCTCTGATCAGCTGGACTCAGCCGGTGGCTCCAATGGACAGAGTCACCATGTTTTATGCGCCCAGCTCCGACCCCTCAGATGAAACCACTGTGGACATTTTCCCTCCAGACAAGCAGTACAGCATTGATGGTCTGAAGCCGGACACCGAGTACACAGTGTCGCTTCTATCTAAGAGTGGAGAACTCACCAGTGACCctgtcagcaccacattcaccaCAG gGCTGGACCCCCCCACACGCCTGCAGGCTGTGtcccagacagacagcagcatcactCTGGAGTGGACCAACAGTCAGGCTGAAGTCGGCAGCTATCGGGTGAAATACAGCCTCATCTCTGGAGCGAGTCATGGCGAAGAGGTGTTCTCACGAGGTCCCGGAGACACCACACAAGCTACCATCAGTG GATTGAAGCCGGGAGCAGAGTACGGGATCGGAGTGACAGCTGTGAAGAATGAGAGGGAGAGTCTCCCTGCTACTACAAATGCAGCAACgg ACCTCGACGCTCCCACAGACTTTGAGGAAACTGAGTCCACAGAGACTTCGCTTACAGTGAGGTGGCAGAAACCTCAGGCTAAAATCAGGGGCTACAGGCTGGTGTACGTCTCCAGAGAtggacaggtggaggaggtggagatccCGTCCACGGCGACTACCTATGTGTTAACCAACCTGACTCCTGGGATGAGATACACCCTTACTTTGACCGCAGAGAGGGGACACAGGAGGAGCGCGTTCGTCTCAATGTCTGCATCCACAG CGGAGCAGAGCCCAGTGGTGGTGAACCTCACCATCTCTGACAATACATGGGACGGCTTCACTGCGTCCTGGAGCCCCATTGGTGGGGAGTTTGACAGCTTTGTCATTGAGGTAACAAACATGGAGAATCTCGCCCAGAGCCAGAACCTCACTCTGTCCGGAGCCGCTCAGAGCCTGGCCATCTCAGGCCTGAATCCTAACACCAGCTACGTGGTTGGGCTGTATGGAATGTATCAGGGCTCCTTCCTTGAACCCGTGTACAGTGAAGCCACCACAG GCCTGAGCACTCCCAGAGGACTCCACTTCTCTGATGTGACTGACTCCTCAGCCATAGTTCACTGGTCCATGCCTCGCTCTCCGGTGGATAACTACCGCATCACATACATGCCATTTGAAGGAG GAAGCCCGATGGCTGTGACCGTGGACGGCGGCGTGTACGAGACTTTGTTGCCCAACATGATCCCCGGAAAAACATACCGAGTGACTGTGAGCTCTGTGAAGGGTCTGGAGGAAAGCGACCCGAGCACAGACAGTGTGACCACAG CCTTGGACAAACCTCAGGGTCTGACTGCAGTTAACGTCACCGACACTTCAGCTCTGTTGCTGTGGCAACCGTCTGTAGCTACTGTGGATGGATACGTCATCACCTACAGTGCTGATCCAG CGTCCCCAGTGGTGCAGCACGTTTCAGGGAACACAGTGGAGTTTGAGATGAACTCTTTGGTTCCAGGAACTCACTACTCAGCTGGAGTTCACGCCGTGAAGGAATCTCAGAAGAGCGCCTCTGCTATAACAGAGTTCATCACAG ATGTGGATCCTCCTCGGGATCTGATGGCTACTAACGTTCAGACTGACAGCGCCACTCTGACCTGGAAACCTCCTCAGGCTGCCGTGACCGGCTACATGCTGAGCTTCTCCTCTGCCGATGACACAGTCAGG acagTGATGCTGAGCCCGACAGCATCCTCCTACAGCATGTCTCAGCTGACGGGCTCCACAGAGTACAGCGTCAGACTGCAGGCCATTGCTGGAGCACAGAGGAGTCGGCTCATCACCACCCTCTTCTCCACCA TCGGGCAGCTGTACAGACGCCCCCGGGACTGTGCTCAGGTTTTACTGAATGGAGAGACGACCTCTGGCCTGTACACCATCTATATCGGTGGGGAGGAGAACCAGCCGGTCCAGGTCTACTGTGACATGAGCACAGATGGCGGAGGATGGATG GTTTTCCTCAGACGGCAGAACGGAAAGCTGGAATTCTTCAGGAACTGGAAGAACTATACCGCTGGCTTTGGTAACCTGAACGATGAGTTCTGGCTGG GTCTCTCCAACCTCCATAAAATCACTTCCCTGGGCCATTACGAGCTGCGAGTGGACATGAGGGACAATGGGGAATCAGCCTACGCTCAATATGACAAGTTCACCATCGCAGAGCCAAGAACACGCTACAAAGTCTACATTGGAGCGTACAGTGGAACAGCAG GTGACTCCATGACCTACCACCAGGGTCGACCCTTCTCCACCTACGACAACGATAACGACATTGCTGTGACCAACTGCGCCCTCTCTTACAAAGGCGCCTTCTGGTATAAAAACTGTCACCGTGTGAATCTAATGGGAAAATATGGCGACACCAGTCACAGTAAG GGGATCAACTGGTTCCACTGGAAGGGCCACGAACACTCCATCCAGTTCGCAGAGATGAAAATCCGACCGGCAAACTTCAGAAACTTTGAAAGTCGAAAAAAGCGATCATAG